AGGTCCACAGTCCCACCAAGCGTAACGAAATTGCCACGCCGTGGTAATAAACTGGAAGCTTTGCCTTTAGCCTTCCATGCTCGCACCGCTTCTGGTCGCCTTTTATGAAACCGTCCGGCAGGGCAGTGTGACCGCCGCCGCAAAGCGTCTCGAAGTCAGTCAGCCGACCATCACGGCGCGCATTCAGCAACTGGAAAAACAGTATGGCGTCGAGCTGTTCCATCGGCGCGGCAGTCGTTTCGACCTGACCGATGCCGGCGCCGCGTTGATGCCGCTGATCGACCGCATGCAGCAAACCGAAAGCGACATCGACTTCACGCTGCGCAACGAACGCGAACTCGCCGCCGGCAATCTGCGGGTCGGGGCGACCGGGCCTTATTACATTCTGCCGGCCATCGCGGCGTTTCATCGGCAGTATCCGGCCGTCAAAATCTGTGTCGAGATCGGCAATTCGCAGCAGATCCTCGATGCGTTGCTCGACTTCCGCGTCGATCTGGCCGTGTCGTCGCA
This Pirellulales bacterium DNA region includes the following protein-coding sequences:
- a CDS encoding LysR substrate-binding domain-containing protein → MLAPLLVAFYETVRQGSVTAAAKRLEVSQPTITARIQQLEKQYGVELFHRRGSRFDLTDAGAALMPLIDRMQQTESDIDFTLRNERELAAGNLRVGATGPYYILPAIAAFHRQYPAVKICVEIGNSQQILDALLDFRVDLAVSSQRVDDPRFARRTIADDPLVVVAHCKHPLAAQKVVRLADIAAHTLLLREPGSRTREATESALKRLGIAPAKLIEIGSREAIYEAIRHNMGCTLMPLGEAPAHPDLRQLPLEADAPILQEYL